The Butyrivibrio fibrisolvens genome window below encodes:
- a CDS encoding ABC transporter permease: MKRILRKPSYWIVLGICLLISLFWTIQSKGSDGLSGFSFASSQGTAINTMNLFIGIAIYVSVYADEFTSNSMQCLIGRGISRKRLLIAKFVNCVIVTFISYGIYTLFITITGLLMGAKMNVAESSFLYSTILTNAFIVLGYATISMIILFWSKNVAYATLVDAFLLFAGDTLLGGLNAIPVIKHLHIDRHVFSHALECAKVDLLLTGGTAIFTMLWHVAKICAISIIVAYLLFRKKELDF; this comes from the coding sequence GTGAAAAGAATTCTGAGAAAACCGTCATATTGGATCGTACTTGGAATTTGCCTCCTTATTTCACTATTTTGGACTATTCAATCAAAAGGCAGTGACGGACTAAGCGGGTTTTCATTTGCTTCCAGTCAGGGTACAGCTATAAACACAATGAATCTGTTTATAGGAATTGCCATATACGTAAGCGTATATGCCGATGAGTTTACGTCAAATTCCATGCAGTGCCTTATTGGAAGAGGGATTTCAAGAAAAAGGCTCCTTATCGCCAAGTTCGTAAATTGTGTGATCGTAACCTTTATTTCATATGGAATCTATACTCTTTTTATCACGATTACAGGATTATTAATGGGAGCGAAGATGAATGTCGCAGAGAGCAGCTTTTTATATAGCACGATACTAACCAATGCTTTTATCGTTCTGGGCTATGCAACAATATCCATGATCATTCTTTTCTGGAGCAAGAACGTTGCTTATGCAACACTTGTGGATGCATTCCTGCTTTTTGCAGGAGATACACTGCTTGGCGGTCTTAATGCTATTCCTGTGATCAAGCACTTACATATAGACAGGCATGTTTTTTCACATGCCCTCGAATGTGCAAAAGTAGATTTGTTGCTTACCGGCGGCACGGCAATCTTTACGATGCTTTGGCATGTTGCAAAGATCTGCGCAATTTCCATTATTGTGGCATATTTGCTCTTTAGAAAAAAAGAGCTGGATTTCTAA
- a CDS encoding DUF308 domain-containing protein has translation MTKWQKLRNILLAASMILIGAAMLVFGEKTYMGIIGIFSLTLEIMGLRMLWFYFRMARHMVGGRNILFRGILFFDFGIFTGSLVWVPRAYVLMYLAGTLAFSGVVDLLGANESRRIQSSWRFKTFQGVVKILFSIICLIFMRSGARVVYICAVGFIFSAVMNIANTFRRQQVITID, from the coding sequence ATGACGAAATGGCAGAAATTAAGAAATATACTGCTGGCTGCTTCTATGATCCTCATAGGCGCAGCAATGCTTGTTTTTGGCGAAAAAACATATATGGGTATCATTGGTATCTTTTCTCTGACGTTAGAGATCATGGGGCTTCGTATGCTCTGGTTCTATTTTCGGATGGCCCGGCACATGGTTGGGGGAAGGAATATCCTGTTTCGCGGAATCCTTTTCTTTGATTTTGGGATATTCACAGGTTCTCTTGTGTGGGTACCAAGGGCATATGTTCTTATGTATCTGGCAGGCACTTTGGCTTTTTCAGGTGTTGTGGATCTTTTGGGGGCAAATGAATCAAGAAGGATTCAAAGCTCCTGGAGATTTAAGACTTTTCAGGGCGTGGTCAAGATATTATTTTCTATTATATGCCTGATTTTTATGCGAAGCGGAGCAAGAGTTGTATATATCTGTGCTGTTGGTTTCATCTTCTCGGCGGTTATGAATATAGCGAATACATTTCGCCGTCAGCAGGTAATCACGATAGATTAG
- a CDS encoding CPBP family intramembrane glutamic endopeptidase, with protein MDTKTRKHSICEKMPYIAVILGILIPSLLTGIGGSIGEMFSGNAGNIGICIFAVISMLIFWFWFSPEFKGFVKPKAPARDICILMILLGVLIIFTLIEPLFFYHSFYFNPSLNAAIMGITAGFGEETMFRILSLAIVMRYVSKERRLTAIILLAVIFGLSHAGNLAQGADLVMTASQVLHSTFMALLLTSLYLGTGSVIFPIFAHGLYDFICFTTDPLLSEDGILTQQYSTGRLMYEFIVIMIIGTFALCLISKNKLFKPNEIWAKIWSKE; from the coding sequence ATGGATACAAAAACAAGAAAGCATTCGATATGTGAAAAGATGCCCTATATCGCCGTTATACTAGGCATACTCATTCCATCGCTTTTAACGGGAATAGGAGGTTCTATAGGTGAGATGTTTTCAGGAAATGCAGGGAATATAGGTATTTGCATTTTCGCAGTAATATCGATGCTGATTTTTTGGTTTTGGTTCTCGCCTGAATTTAAAGGATTTGTAAAGCCCAAAGCTCCGGCAAGAGATATTTGTATATTAATGATACTCTTAGGGGTTCTTATAATCTTTACACTGATCGAGCCATTATTTTTTTATCATTCGTTTTATTTTAATCCCTCTCTTAATGCTGCTATTATGGGCATTACAGCCGGCTTTGGAGAAGAGACTATGTTCAGGATACTATCCCTTGCTATAGTCATGAGATATGTCAGTAAAGAGAGGAGACTTACTGCGATAATCCTTCTGGCTGTAATATTCGGCCTTTCTCATGCAGGAAATCTGGCACAGGGTGCAGATTTAGTCATGACCGCATCACAGGTACTGCATTCAACATTTATGGCTTTATTGCTTACTTCTTTATATTTGGGAACAGGGAGTGTTATATTTCCGATATTTGCACACGGGTTATATGATTTTATCTGCTTTACAACGGACCCATTATTATCCGAAGATGGCATACTGACGCAGCAGTACAGTACAGGGCGGCTTATGTATGAATTTATTGTAATCATGATCATAGGAACCTTTGCACTCTGCCTGATCAGCAAAAACAAACTCTTTAAACCCAATGAAATCTGGGCAAAGATCTGGAGCAAAGAATAA
- a CDS encoding PrsW family glutamic-type intramembrane protease gives MASIISLVLCLIIIGILYKNMITWEGSYRISRGQALLPVVLGLLSVPLSFVFFLIIGLTFKAVTGFVPTDGPALLASFNHALFSAALNEELAKLIITLIVLCIYRKKWRNVYEYMLVAGAVGFGFTLIEDFVYSMGLTGLLMRLPNVTVHMMLGLAMGRHLGLARYNKVTGRGSVVKEYLLAYFVPVLCHTIFDFFAANMLIHAGDNVETITPEIERTTYIGAGMVLIIVIPIFIFQFYIFRRLKKNAANLTALSFMDTNSADQKS, from the coding sequence ATGGCATCGATAATCAGTTTGGTTCTGTGTTTAATCATTATTGGTATTCTTTACAAGAATATGATTACCTGGGAAGGAAGTTACAGGATTTCAAGAGGACAGGCTTTGCTGCCGGTAGTACTTGGGCTTTTATCTGTGCCGCTTTCATTTGTCTTTTTCCTGATAATCGGTCTTACATTCAAGGCTGTAACCGGTTTTGTTCCTACAGATGGACCGGCATTACTTGCCAGTTTCAACCATGCTCTTTTTTCAGCAGCACTGAATGAAGAACTCGCAAAACTTATCATTACGCTTATTGTCTTATGCATTTATAGAAAAAAATGGAGAAATGTATATGAATATATGCTGGTAGCAGGCGCCGTCGGATTCGGATTTACTCTTATAGAAGATTTTGTATATAGTATGGGTCTTACAGGTCTTTTAATGAGGCTTCCGAATGTGACAGTACATATGATGCTCGGGCTTGCCATGGGAAGACATCTTGGCCTTGCCAGATATAACAAAGTAACAGGCAGAGGGTCTGTAGTAAAAGAATACCTTCTTGCATATTTTGTTCCAGTATTATGCCACACTATTTTTGACTTCTTTGCTGCAAACATGCTCATACATGCCGGGGATAACGTAGAAACTATAACACCGGAAATAGAGAGAACAACATATATTGGTGCTGGTATGGTACTGATCATAGTAATTCCGATATTTATATTCCAGTTCTATATATTCAGACGGCTTAAGAAAAATGCCGCAAATCTTACAGCACTTTCATTCATGGATACAAACAGTGCAGATCAGAAGTCATGA
- a CDS encoding DUF6765 family protein codes for MQGDFHYYATYCAAVLAGFDHKHSVEICHAAQLVDHCSRTWLIKVGGPAQAATTQLQTELLQARTDPIGLCDITRIWSSFHFLPRDLYADIKIGSKNYKDKYRLICGPNGDLLVDTVKLAKDKGTPAIGIAMHVLADTWAHTYFAGTPSLVINNTNWYFYELFPGDSVEPERRQVTFSHNPSASEDVYKPVYVGSVYQSDENSIMNLGHGRAGHLPDYSYIRYVYLPAWGGYKEIIKDNPHDYECAFAQMVYAMSYLRGEVDDFKKDTYAMEKLKPHIEKIRSIITKRQVDASDDWKAFGESLSGERIPDFDKDEHIGEYISSNNKSKTFLGLFFEAALAQKKMVASRIMESGNRLAGLS; via the coding sequence ATGCAGGGAGATTTTCATTATTATGCGACTTACTGCGCCGCGGTGCTGGCAGGTTTCGATCATAAGCACAGTGTAGAAATATGCCATGCTGCGCAGCTTGTAGATCATTGCTCAAGGACATGGCTCATAAAAGTAGGAGGACCCGCGCAGGCTGCAACGACGCAGCTACAGACAGAGCTTCTACAGGCTAGAACGGATCCGATCGGTCTTTGCGATATCACAAGAATATGGTCTTCATTTCATTTCCTGCCAAGAGATCTGTATGCAGATATAAAAATAGGCTCCAAAAACTATAAGGATAAATACCGCCTGATCTGCGGACCAAATGGCGATCTGCTTGTCGATACAGTTAAACTTGCCAAAGATAAGGGTACCCCGGCAATCGGTATTGCCATGCACGTTCTCGCAGATACATGGGCGCATACATATTTTGCCGGAACACCATCACTGGTGATCAATAACACAAATTGGTATTTCTATGAGCTGTTCCCGGGAGATAGCGTAGAACCTGAGCGCAGACAGGTTACCTTTTCACATAATCCATCCGCATCAGAGGATGTATATAAGCCTGTATATGTCGGAAGCGTATATCAGTCCGATGAAAACTCGATCATGAACCTTGGGCACGGACGTGCGGGACATCTGCCGGACTATAGTTATATCCGCTATGTCTATCTACCGGCATGGGGTGGTTACAAGGAGATAATAAAGGACAATCCACACGATTATGAATGTGCATTTGCCCAGATGGTCTATGCCATGTCATATCTACGTGGGGAAGTTGACGATTTTAAGAAAGACACCTATGCTATGGAAAAACTTAAGCCACACATTGAGAAGATCCGTAGTATCATCACGAAACGTCAGGTCGATGCGTCAGATGATTGGAAAGCTTTTGGAGAGAGCCTTTCCGGGGAGCGCATCCCTGATTTTGACAAGGATGAGCATATTGGGGAATACATTAGTAGCAACAATAAATCCAAAACCTTCCTCGGACTTTTTTTCGAGGCTGCTCTTGCCCAAAAGAAGATGGTAGCTTCCAGGATCATGGAATCCGGCAACCGCCTTGCTGGGCTGTCATAG
- a CDS encoding ABC transporter ATP-binding protein, with the protein MGSEISNAAIRLDNIVKSYGKHDVLKGVTMQVNKGDIYGLVGKNGAGKTTIFKMILGLSEYTSGSVSIDGSQSRKELFANRSKIGFFVGSNFYGYLSGRANLEYYAAAKGIKGKELKQEVDRVLNVVGLTGGKENQKAKGYSLGMKQRLGIGNAILGNPDILILDEPTNGLDPQGIADIRHMIRRFRDEFGMTVIVSSHILGELENTADRFGIVHNGVIAKEITQDDLSAKRPEVELTVSTDNLERAKSILAENGIDILKEGKEKVTLEDYYFELIGGSAE; encoded by the coding sequence ATGGGATCAGAGATTTCAAATGCAGCAATAAGGCTTGATAACATAGTCAAAAGCTATGGTAAACATGACGTTCTAAAAGGGGTCACCATGCAGGTTAATAAAGGCGACATCTACGGTCTGGTAGGTAAAAACGGTGCAGGAAAAACCACCATATTCAAGATGATCCTTGGCTTGTCGGAGTACACTAGCGGCAGTGTTTCCATAGATGGCTCGCAAAGTCGCAAAGAGCTGTTTGCAAACAGGTCTAAAATTGGATTTTTTGTAGGATCCAATTTCTACGGATATCTCTCCGGAAGAGCCAATCTTGAGTATTATGCAGCTGCAAAGGGTATCAAGGGAAAAGAGCTAAAGCAGGAGGTTGATCGTGTCCTGAATGTTGTGGGACTTACAGGCGGTAAGGAAAATCAGAAAGCAAAGGGATATTCCCTTGGAATGAAGCAGCGCCTTGGAATAGGCAATGCAATCCTTGGTAATCCTGATATTCTCATCCTTGACGAGCCGACCAACGGTCTTGATCCTCAGGGTATAGCCGATATAAGGCACATGATACGTAGGTTCAGAGATGAGTTTGGTATGACAGTTATAGTATCAAGTCATATTCTTGGCGAACTGGAAAATACCGCAGATCGCTTTGGCATAGTACACAACGGAGTTATAGCCAAAGAGATCACACAGGATGACCTTTCTGCAAAGCGCCCTGAAGTAGAACTGACAGTTTCTACCGATAATCTGGAGCGAGCCAAAAGTATTCTTGCAGAAAATGGTATTGATATCCTAAAAGAAGGAAAAGAGAAAGTTACTCTGGAAGACTATTACTTTGAACTCATTGGAGGATCAGCAGAATGA
- a CDS encoding M13 family metallopeptidase, which translates to MIGKKWNVFRKTTSILLLVSLPLMSSGCGNNSASGSDTSSQEVGISDSSGEPGGGKWVDSDVSGMVNPEDNIRLQDDFAAAANKDYILSASLDPAYEEASIVLDANKLVYERCMAIASDETMTDDNALKYKALVDLHSDWDERNKLGVKPLEKYIIDIQSISSISELTEYQGSLDRNPFGLGLLIPESVGAQLQFPDKSTLNLVAPSLSLGSVSSYVEYTANTLSAKERCDEVIGYFLGRLGFSEKEIDDILKGNYKIETFIARNSNMDYLSVSEMFTQAQNNREGISALQGDYPLLQILDSRGYLGCDNFYVDYTYLKSLSGIYTEKNLEDIKSFLIVHTIDSTKYLLDRESYEKMVSLYTKSAEGHEGLSDGQLGVLFRNDMKICGYLPLLDTLYLEKYFKDSEKTDQVEEFTDALIKAYSQILDEEDWMSDDTKTAAKEKLQNMALHLIKPDNVADYSSAEIKSYDEGGNLVDAAAEGMRILEAHRADISKNLNFDRFKWDIYDESKTTTEINCVYYTGENGIYIMAGYLAMCDAAYGEDATLEQFAGIVGTTIGHEITHGFDSNGTKFDLYGRQFDENITAIDWMAVEDRSKMDEKASKLAGYFSLARPIPGQQKVNGNNIKDEAIADMGGIKSVLYVARNIPDFDYDEFFRAFARQYAQQTTKENELDTIRGDVHPLPFYRINIILQQYDEFIETYDIKPGDGMYLSPENRVTVW; encoded by the coding sequence ATGATAGGCAAAAAATGGAATGTATTTAGAAAAACCACTTCTATATTACTTTTGGTCTCTTTACCTCTAATGTCTTCCGGATGTGGAAACAACAGTGCCTCAGGCTCGGACACATCTTCTCAGGAAGTAGGAATTTCAGATAGTTCCGGAGAACCCGGAGGAGGGAAATGGGTTGATTCAGACGTTTCCGGCATGGTGAATCCTGAAGATAACATACGGCTTCAAGATGACTTTGCTGCGGCTGCAAATAAAGACTATATATTGTCGGCTAGTTTAGATCCTGCTTATGAAGAGGCCAGCATAGTTCTTGATGCAAATAAGCTGGTCTATGAAAGATGTATGGCAATCGCCTCTGACGAAACTATGACAGACGACAATGCTTTAAAATACAAAGCTTTGGTAGATCTGCACTCTGATTGGGATGAGAGAAATAAGCTCGGAGTAAAACCGCTCGAAAAATATATTATAGATATACAGAGCATATCTTCTATAAGTGAACTTACAGAATATCAGGGAAGCCTTGATCGAAATCCCTTTGGTCTGGGGCTTCTAATACCAGAATCCGTAGGAGCACAACTTCAATTCCCGGACAAGAGTACTTTAAATCTCGTGGCTCCGAGTCTTTCCCTCGGATCTGTCTCTTCATATGTTGAATATACAGCCAATACATTATCCGCCAAAGAAAGATGCGATGAAGTAATTGGATACTTTCTTGGAAGACTTGGCTTTTCAGAAAAAGAGATAGACGATATCTTAAAAGGCAATTACAAAATAGAAACTTTTATCGCCAGAAACAGCAATATGGATTACTTAAGCGTAAGTGAAATGTTCACACAGGCTCAAAATAACAGAGAAGGGATCAGCGCCTTACAAGGGGATTATCCGCTCTTACAGATACTGGATAGCAGAGGCTACTTGGGATGCGATAATTTTTATGTGGATTATACATATCTTAAGTCTCTGTCTGGTATCTATACAGAAAAAAATCTTGAGGATATCAAGTCATTTCTTATAGTACATACCATCGATTCAACCAAGTATCTTCTTGACCGCGAATCATATGAAAAGATGGTCTCTCTTTATACTAAAAGCGCCGAAGGCCATGAGGGATTATCAGATGGGCAGCTTGGCGTCCTATTTAGAAATGATATGAAGATCTGCGGCTATCTTCCATTACTAGATACGCTATATCTGGAAAAATATTTTAAAGACAGCGAAAAAACAGATCAGGTAGAAGAATTTACTGACGCACTGATAAAGGCTTATTCACAAATACTTGATGAAGAAGACTGGATGTCGGATGATACAAAAACTGCTGCAAAAGAAAAATTGCAAAATATGGCTCTGCACCTCATAAAGCCTGATAATGTCGCTGACTATTCATCAGCAGAAATAAAATCCTACGACGAAGGAGGCAACCTTGTTGATGCAGCTGCTGAGGGCATGCGCATATTGGAAGCTCACAGGGCAGATATAAGTAAGAATCTTAACTTTGACAGATTCAAGTGGGATATCTATGACGAAAGTAAAACCACTACCGAGATTAACTGTGTGTATTATACCGGCGAAAACGGCATCTATATAATGGCGGGGTATCTAGCCATGTGTGATGCTGCATATGGAGAGGATGCAACACTTGAACAGTTTGCGGGAATTGTAGGAACTACTATTGGACATGAGATAACTCATGGATTTGATTCTAACGGCACTAAGTTTGACCTGTATGGACGTCAGTTTGATGAAAATATAACCGCCATCGACTGGATGGCTGTAGAAGACAGGTCAAAGATGGATGAAAAGGCATCAAAACTTGCCGGCTATTTTTCACTGGCAAGGCCTATCCCCGGGCAACAGAAAGTAAATGGAAACAATATAAAAGATGAAGCCATAGCCGATATGGGAGGCATCAAGTCAGTTCTATATGTAGCAAGGAATATACCTGATTTTGATTATGACGAGTTTTTCAGGGCTTTTGCAAGGCAATATGCACAGCAGACAACTAAGGAAAACGAACTTGACACAATCAGAGGTGACGTGCATCCTCTGCCATTCTACAGAATAAACATTATACTTCAACAATATGATGAATTCATCGAAACCTATGATATTAAACCTGGAGATGGAATGTATTTAAGCCCGGAAAATAGAGTAACTGTCTGGTGA